A segment of the Opitutia bacterium genome:
GAGGCGGAAGTTCGGCACGAAGCGGCTGGGGAACTCCGCCGGGCTCATGCGCGCGCTGCTGCCGGGCTCCTTGTCGGAGTTGAGGCCGACGGTGACGAAGCGGTCCTGCCACGCCACGAGTTTGCCCTGCGCGTCGACCGCGCCCTTGAAATGGTGCCAGCCGCACGGACGGTAGAGGCCGTGCTGCGTGTCCTGCTCGCGCGTCCAGGTGAGTTTCACGGGGACGCCAGCCTTCTGGGCGATGGCGGCGGCTTCGACGACGTAGTCGTTGGCGAGGCGTCGGCCGAAGCCGCCGCCGATGCGCGTGAAGCGAACTTTGATTTTCTCCTTGGGAATCTTGAGTGTGTTCGCGACGAGGTCCTGCGCGCCGCCGGGTGTCTGGGTAGGGGCGAGGACTTCCATGCCGCCGTCCGCGGTCGGCCACGCCATGGCGTTCATCGGCTCGAGCGTCGCGTGGTGGATGTAGGGATAGACGTATTTCGCCTCGACGATCTTGGCGGCGCCGGCGAAGGCCGCGGCGACGTCGCCGTCGTTGCGCAGAACTTGTCCGGGCTGCGCGGCGAGCTCGGCGGCGCGGGCCTCGAACGCGGTGGAACTTTGATTGGCGCCGGCACCTTCGTCCCACGTCACGCGCAGGGCCGTGCGGGCCTTGAAGGCGGCCCACGTGGAGTCGGCGAGAATGGCGACGCCGGAGAGCAAGCCGCTGTAGTTGGCGCCGCCTTCGATCACGAACGCGTCGCGCACGCCGGGCATGGCCTTGATCTGATCGAGGTTCGCAGAGGCGACCTTGCCGCCGAAGACGGGGCATTTCTCGAACACGGCGTAGCGCATGCCCGCGACTTTCTGGTCGAGGCCGAAGAGCGGCTGGCCGGTGACGATGGCGGGATTGTCCACGCCGCCGACGCGCGAGCCGAGCAGCGTGAACTCGTCGGGATCCTTCAACTTGATCGTGCCTTCATCCGGGATCGCTAACGTCGCGGCTTTCGTCGCTAGTTCGCCGTAGGTGAGGCGGCGGCCGGTGGCGCGGTGGAAGACGGTGCCTTTTTCGGCCGTGAGTTCGGAGACCGGGACGTTCCAAGTCTGCGCGGCGGCCTCGACGAGCATCGTGCGCGCGGTGGCGCCGGCCTTGCGGAGGAGATCGTAATTCTGCGGCGTGGAGAGCGAGCCGCCGGCAAACTGCGCGCCGAGCTGCGGGTTGAGCGGCGCTTGTTCGATGACGATCTTGTCGAAATCGACCTCGAGTTCCTCGGCGACGATCATGGGCAGCGAGGTCTTGATGCCCTGGCCGACCTCGGGGTTCTTCGCGACGATGGTGACGACGTTGTCCGGCGTGATGCGGATGAAGGGATTCGGCGTGAAGGCGCGCGTGGTGTTGTCGAGCGCCTGCACGGGCTGGCCAAGGGCGTCGGGCACAAACGAGAGGCCGAGCGCGAAGCCGCCGCCAGCGAGCGCGGTGACGCGCAGGAAATCGCGGCGCGTGAATTGGCTTTCGGGCGCGCTCATTGGGCACCTCCCGTTTTCACCGACGCTTCGGCGGGGCGGCCTTTCACGTTGCCGGCCGCGGCGTCCTTGATCGCGGCGCGGATGCGCAGGTAAGTGCCGCAGCGGCAGAGATTGCCCGCCATCGTGCCGTCGATGTCCTCGTCGCTCGGGTGCGGGTTGTTTTTCAGGAGCGCGGCGGCGGTCATGATCTGCCCGGATTGGCAGTAGCCGCATTGCGGGACGTCGTGGTCGATCCACGCCTTTTGCAGTGGATGCGAGCCGTCGGGCGACAGGCCCTCGATCGTGGTGATCGGCATGCCGACGACGGTCGAGACCGGGAACTGGCACGAGCGGACCGGCGTGCCGGCGAGGTGCACGGTGCACGCGCCGCATTGGCCGATGCCGCAGCCGAATTTCGTGCCGACCAATTCGAGGTTATCGCGCAGGACCCAAAGCAGCGGAGTATCCGCCGGCACATCCACGGTGCGGGCCTGCCCATTCACGTTCAGGGTAAATTTGGGCATGGGGAGAAAGCAGCGCTCACCGTGTCCATGCCCGCGGCGCCGTCAAGCGGCGGCGCTTTGCGCGGCGTCCCTCGAAAGAGGGGGGGCGGGGATGCCATGCCGCGTGCGCGGCGGGCCCAGCGGTCCCGCCCTACCGCACGGAACGCG
Coding sequences within it:
- a CDS encoding xanthine dehydrogenase family protein molybdopterin-binding subunit, with amino-acid sequence MSAPESQFTRRDFLRVTALAGGGFALGLSFVPDALGQPVQALDNTTRAFTPNPFIRITPDNVVTIVAKNPEVGQGIKTSLPMIVAEELEVDFDKIVIEQAPLNPQLGAQFAGGSLSTPQNYDLLRKAGATARTMLVEAAAQTWNVPVSELTAEKGTVFHRATGRRLTYGELATKAATLAIPDEGTIKLKDPDEFTLLGSRVGGVDNPAIVTGQPLFGLDQKVAGMRYAVFEKCPVFGGKVASANLDQIKAMPGVRDAFVIEGGANYSGLLSGVAILADSTWAAFKARTALRVTWDEGAGANQSSTAFEARAAELAAQPGQVLRNDGDVAAAFAGAAKIVEAKYVYPYIHHATLEPMNAMAWPTADGGMEVLAPTQTPGGAQDLVANTLKIPKEKIKVRFTRIGGGFGRRLANDYVVEAAAIAQKAGVPVKLTWTREQDTQHGLYRPCGWHHFKGAVDAQGKLVAWQDRFVTVGLNSDKEPGSSARMSPAEFPSRFVPNFRLEQAIVNTNVPTGPLRAPGSNALGFAIQCFIDELAHAAGRDQVQFRLELLGDKVQPPLDPRGLPYDAPRMANVLRTVAEKAGWGKKLPRGSGQGVAFFFSHRGYFAEVAEVTVAPDGTLKVPRVTVVGDVGPIMNLSGAENQVQGSVIDALGAAWLQEVTLERGRVVQANFDTYPLLRVNDAPTAVEVHFIQSKNPPTGLGEPGYPPLPPAVCNAIFAATGKRVRSLPLTKQDLRWS
- a CDS encoding (2Fe-2S)-binding protein, with the protein product MPKFTLNVNGQARTVDVPADTPLLWVLRDNLELVGTKFGCGIGQCGACTVHLAGTPVRSCQFPVSTVVGMPITTIEGLSPDGSHPLQKAWIDHDVPQCGYCQSGQIMTAAALLKNNPHPSDEDIDGTMAGNLCRCGTYLRIRAAIKDAAAGNVKGRPAEASVKTGGAQ